Sequence from the Pseudomonadota bacterium genome:
TACCAACTGTCGGCGCCCTCGCAAGGGGCCAGGCGCTGGCACCAGACCCCAGCCTCGCGCAAGATTGCCCGGATGAGCAAGATCGCATTGATCACCGGCGCCAGCCGCGGGATCGGCGCCGCCACTGCTAGGCGACTCGCCGACGAAGGCTACGATGTGTGCGTGAACTACCGCCGAGATAAGGCGGGCGCCGACGCGGTATTGCGCGCCATCGCTGCCGACCACCCCGTGCGGGCCATCGCCGTACAGGCCGATGTGGCGCGCGAGGATGAGGTCGAACGGCTGTTTCGCGCCGTGGACGAGCAACTCGGACGGGTCAGCGCGATGGTCAACAATGCCGCTATCCTAAGACCCCAGATGCGCGTCGCCGAGATGGACGCGCAACGAATCAACGACGTGTTCGCGAGCAACGTGACCGGTGTGTTCACCTGCTGCCGTGAGGCCGTTCGCCGCATGAGTCGTGCGCACGGCGGTGAGGGCGGTGCGATCGTCAACGTATCCTCCGTCGCTGCGCGCTTGGGAGCGCCGAATGAATATGTCGATTACGCTGCTAGCAAGGGTGCCGTCGACGCGCTCACGATCGGCCTCGCCAAGGAGGTGGCCGCGGAGGGTATCCGCGTGAACTGCGTGCGTCCGGGCTTCATCTACACCGACATGCACGCAGATGGCGGCGAGCCCGGCCGCGTCGATCGGATCAAGGCCGGCTTACCCCTCGGCCGCGGTGGGCAGCCGCACGAGGTAGCTGCGGCCGTCGCCTGGCTGCTATCAGACGATGCGGCGTACACCACAGGCACGTTCATCGAGGTCGCTGGCGGGCGCTAGTGTCCTGAGTTAGAAGTTCGTTGATGACTTCGCGGCACGTTTTCGCCCCTGAACACGTTGCTCCTCCTCCCGTGGGACCTGCCACGCTCGTCCTCGCGCCGCGCTCAGGGACAAAAACTCGCCTGCGAATTCATCAACGAACTTCTAACTCAGGACACTAGCTAGGGGCCGGGCCGCAAG
This genomic interval carries:
- a CDS encoding SDR family oxidoreductase; the protein is MSKIALITGASRGIGAATARRLADEGYDVCVNYRRDKAGADAVLRAIAADHPVRAIAVQADVAREDEVERLFRAVDEQLGRVSAMVNNAAILRPQMRVAEMDAQRINDVFASNVTGVFTCCREAVRRMSRAHGGEGGAIVNVSSVAARLGAPNEYVDYAASKGAVDALTIGLAKEVAAEGIRVNCVRPGFIYTDMHADGGEPGRVDRIKAGLPLGRGGQPHEVAAAVAWLLSDDAAYTTGTFIEVAGGR